A portion of the bacterium genome contains these proteins:
- a CDS encoding NDP-sugar synthase gives MKAMVMSAGIGTRLRPLTYSIPKPMFPIVNKPVLEHVLELLRKHNIKEVVVNLHAHRAMIRKYFGDGSRLGMKINYSEEKKLMGTAGGVKKVERFFDDTFLVMSGDGLTNINLSDVINFHKKRKAFGTMVLKRVDSRFEYGIALTKRGGQIKQFVEKPNWSSVFSNKVNTGIYVFEPEVFRYIPKAKFYDFARDVWPKLLKRGERIFGYEAEEYWCDIGNLFEYRRSQNDALEGKIKLDIPGERKNKNIWIGKGAQIAPGVKIKGPCVIGKNCRLRENASIGEFSTIGNNSIIGEGARLRNCILWNGVHVKKDVELVNCIIGNNAEISTNISVYEGSVINIRE, from the coding sequence ATGAAAGCGATGGTTATGTCTGCGGGAATAGGGACAAGGCTGCGTCCGTTGACTTATAGCATCCCTAAGCCGATGTTTCCTATTGTGAATAAACCTGTTCTCGAACATGTTCTCGAACTCTTGAGGAAACATAATATTAAAGAAGTGGTTGTAAATCTTCATGCCCATCGAGCGATGATACGTAAGTATTTTGGAGATGGTTCAAGATTAGGTATGAAGATAAACTATTCTGAAGAGAAAAAGTTGATGGGGACAGCGGGTGGGGTCAAGAAGGTAGAACGTTTCTTTGACGATACTTTTCTGGTGATGAGTGGTGATGGTTTGACTAATATTAACTTAAGTGATGTTATAAACTTTCACAAAAAGAGAAAAGCTTTTGGCACTATGGTTCTTAAACGCGTGGACAGTCGCTTTGAGTATGGTATTGCCCTGACAAAAAGGGGAGGACAGATTAAGCAATTTGTGGAGAAGCCTAACTGGAGCAGCGTGTTCAGTAATAAAGTGAATACAGGCATTTATGTATTCGAGCCAGAAGTTTTTCGCTATATTCCCAAGGCAAAATTTTATGATTTTGCCAGGGATGTATGGCCGAAGCTTTTAAAGCGAGGAGAACGGATATTTGGTTATGAGGCAGAAGAATACTGGTGTGATATTGGCAATTTGTTCGAATATCGCCGGAGCCAGAACGATGCCCTGGAGGGCAAAATAAAATTAGACATCCCGGGAGAAAGAAAAAATAAGAATATCTGGATAGGTAAGGGCGCTCAAATAGCTCCTGGCGTGAAAATAAAAGGTCCCTGCGTAATCGGGAAAAATTGCCGGCTCAGGGAGAACGCTTCCATCGGAGAGTTTAGCACAATAGGGAACAACAGCATAATTGGAGAAGGAGCGAGATTGAGAAATTGCATTCTCTGGAATGGTGTCCATGTGAAAAAAGATGTTGAATTGGTGAATTGTATTATCGGCAATAATGCCGAGATATCCACGAATATATCTGTTTATGAAGGCTCGGTAATTAACATACGAGAATAA